The DNA region TTTCCAAGCAGGAGAGTTTCGGCGACACCTTCATCGGTCGCTTCCTAAGGAACCGCTTCGACATGGGGCCGGTGGCGATCGACCAGGTCGGTCTCGCAGTGGGCCTTGCGATCTATGCCGTCGCGCTCTTGACCGGCATTCCGCTGATCCTGCTGCTCTGGGGCTTCCATATCCAGGATCTTCAGCTGATCGCCTACCGTCTTTTTACGGAGGTCCGCCTCGGCGGCATCAACATTTCGCTGCTCGGCATCTTTACCGGTATCCTGCTTTTCGCTGGCGGCTATTTCCTGACCCGCTGGGTTCAGCGTTGGCTCGACACCAACGTCATGGCGCGAAGCCATGTCGACCTGGGCGTGCGCAATTCCGTGAAGACCGGCATCGGCTATCTGGGTGTTGCCGTCGCAGCGATCTTCGGCGTCTCGGCGGCAGGCATCGATCTTTCGAACCTTGCGCTTGTCGCTTCGGCGCTTTCGGTCGGTATCGGTTTTGGCCTGCAGAACATCGTCTCGAACTTCGTGTCGGGTCTGATCCTGCTCGTGGAACGGCCCTTCAAGGTCGGCGACCACGTGGTATCGGGAACGGCTGAAGGCATCGTGACACGTATCTCTGTGCGTGCGACGGAGATAGAGACTTTCCGCAAGCAGTCGATCATCGTGCCGAACTCCGAACTCATCAATGCTGCCGTTGGCAACTGGACGCATCGCAACAAGGTCGGCCGTTCGGAGATCCCGGTTTCCGTCAGCTACGACGCCGATCCGCAGAAGGTCATGGATATCCTGCTGGAACTGGTCAACGAGGCGCCGTTCGTGCTGCGCAATCCGGAGCCGCATGTCGAGTTCCTGCGTTTCGGCGTCTATTCGCTGGATTTCGAACTGCGCTTCATGCTGGCGGACATGGGCGAGGGCATGAAGGTGCGTAACAACCTGCGTGTCGCCATCCTCAAGCGCTTCAAGGAGGAAGGAATCGAAATCCCATTGCCGCAGAGCGATGTCATTTTTCACCGCGACGACGTCGTTGCTCCGGCGCCAGAACCTTCCGCGATAACAGTAGACGAACAGCCTGATGACGATACCGACGACGGAGCGGTGCGCCATTTGCGCGGCAAGACGGCCGATGGCAATCGCAAACTCTAAGGATTTTATTCAGGGATCGTTCAGAGGCTTTCGCTTATAACGCCTGGGCAATCGGGATTTCGCTGCTGGGGGCAGCAGCGCCGAGACGCTCCAGGGGAGGGCGCATCGCTGCGCCGCACTGAATGGCAAGATTTGCCACGGTTCTGTTTCTTTCGCTTTTCGCCGCCGGGGGCGCATATGCGGCGACAATCACCAACACCGATCCCGCACCAGTCATCGTTATCGTCACCGAAGGCGGCAAACGCGTCGAAGTCGTCGTCGATGCTGGTGTGTCGGAGACGCTTTGCGCCACAGGCTGCTTCATGACGACGCCGGACGGCGACCGCATCGGCCTTGGCGGCGGCGAGACCATCGAGATCGTCAAAGGCTCGGCGGTCTTCAAGTAGGCACACGCCGCACAGCACTTCGCGCATAGTCTCTTAAGCATAAATCGACGAATCGCAGCCCGCCTCGCGGACTGACTTGGTTTCACGCTATGTCGATTAATACTTACTCAAATCAATTCATGTATCGGTTTCGACCGGGGACAGAATTTTCCACTAAAAGGTTTGCTATGTCATTTTTAGGCATTTCGGGAATGCAGTATTCCGGAGAGATGTTTGCTCGTGCGCGTATTATTCTCGCGGAAGATTCCAATGTCTTTACGTCGATGATCAGCAAGCGGTTAAAAGAGCTTTTCGATATCGACGTCGAGATCTGCCGCAATTTCGATGACCTGCAGCTCGCCTACGACAAGTCTTCCGAGCCGATCATGCTGGCGATATCGAACATCAATCTGCCCGGCGCTGAAAAGGGCGAGGCGCTGGAATATCTGGTCGATCTCAGCATTCCGACCATCGTCTTCACTGGCACCTTCCATGAGGGCCTGCGCGACGAACTGATGTCGAAGGATATCGTCGACTACATCCTCAAGGATAACATCTTCGCAGTCGATCTGCTCGCGGAAGCGATCTGCCGCTTCCTCACCAATAAGCGCCATCACGTGCTGATCGTCGACGACAGCGCCACGGCGCGCGCGCTGCTCTCCAGCCGCCTGAAGCGCTATAACTTCCGCGTCAGCGTTGCCGAGAGCGGCGCCAAGGCGCTCGAGATCCTGAGGGCCAATCGCGACATCGGCCTGATGGTCACCGATTACAATATGCCCGATATCGACGGCTTCGAGCTGACGCGGCGCATCCGGGCCAATATCGGCTCGCATCAGCTGCGCATCATCGGCGTTTCGTCCTCGTCCAATCGGCTGCTTTCGGCGCGCTTCCTCAAGGCGGGCGGCAACGATTTCATGCTGCGTCCGTTCATAGACGAGGAGTTCTACTGCCGCGTCAACCAGAACCTCGACACGCTTCTCCAGATCCAGACGATGAAGAGGGAGCGGGCCGTTGCCTGATTCGGAGGTCGAACACGGCGAAAGGAGAGCTCCCGGATGATCCAGGGCGCCTTGGCAGTTGTTACGACATTTCGAATTTTTACAATTGCAGGTTACTGCGCGACCGTTCTGCACCTTCAACCTTCACGGACTCTCGACTATCGTCGGCACCGCTGCAAGGAAGGCCGACTCGGGTCATCCGTGCACTGGAGAGGGTAGGCGGCTGCATGGCGTTTCAGGCGGATTTCAATCGGGATGGCTCAGGTCCGCGCTTCGGCGGCCAGAAAATACTTCTGATTGAAGATTCGCGGATGTTTTCCGCAGTGCTCTGCCACCGGTTCCAGACCGAACTCGGTCTCAACGTCAAATCATGTTCTTCGCTGAAGGCACTGCAGGACGCGCTGGCGCAAGATGATCAGGGCTACACCATGGCGGTCGTCGACCTGAATTTGCCGGATTCGCCCTATGGCGAGGCGCTCGACTGCACGATCGAGCACAACATCCCCGCGATCGTCTTCACCGCGACCTTCGATATCGCGACGCGCAACCGGATACTGGAGCGCAACGTCATCGATTATGTCCTGAAGGACAATGAATTCGCGCTCGACAATCTGGTCGCGACCGTTCGGCGGGCGATACTGAATCGCAAGATGCGCGTCCTCGTCGCCGATGACGTTCCGTCCGCGCGCCAGGTGCTCGTCGATCTGCTGAAGGCGCAGCAATATATGGTCGTCGAGGCGACGTCGGGGCTGGAGGCGCTTGCGGCGCTTGAGGCCTACGGCGATATCGAGCTCGTGGTGACGGACCACCATATGCCGGATATGACTGGCTATGAGTTAACGCGCCGCATCCGCCATCGCTTCGGTTCCGACCGGATGCGGGTCATCGGTATCTCGTCTTCCAATGACCGTTTGCTGTCTGCGAGCTTCCTGAAGGCCGGGGCCAGCGATTTCGTCTACAGGCCGTTCGTGGCCGAGGAGCTTCAGTGCCGCATTGCCAACAATGTCGAGACGCTGACGCAGATGAAGCAGCTGCGGGCGGCAGCGGCGTGCGACTACCTGACGGGTCTCCACAACCGCCGCTATTTCTACGATTACGGGCCTAAGGTCGTGAACGAGTGCCTGAGGCAGAAATCGCTGAGTTCGGTCGCCATCCTCGATATCGATCATTTCAAGCGGCTAAACGACACCTATGGCCACGAGATCGGCGACGAGGTGCTGAAGGCGGTTGCCAATCGGCTTGCCGTCATCTTCGAGGGCAGCGACAACCTGCTCTCACGCCTCGGTGGCGAGGAGTTCGCCATCCTTTTCCCGATGATGGATTCCGCTGCGGCAACGAAGCTCTGCGACGAAGTCCGCTCGGATATTTCACGGCTGAAGGTGGCTGCCGACGATGAGGAACTGTCGGTCACCATCTCGATCGGCGTTGCTGAAATCTCGGGATACGAGACCTTCGAAAATTATCTCAACGCCGCAGACCAGTTTCTCTATATGGCCAAGCACAAGGGCCGCAATCAGGTCTATTCCGACGCCAGGATGACGGAAGAAGCGGCGCAGTAAAACGCCGCCATCTTCGTTACGCTGCGATCGCCTGGCGGGCCGTTGCCATGGTCAGCTTGCGCTCTGCGCGCTCCTGCTGCGGCGAACGGTTGTAGAGTTCGCGATAACACTTCGAGAAATGCGACGCGGAGACGAAGCCGCAAGCGACCGCGACTTCGACGACCGGCATCGAAGACTGCACCAGCAGGTGGCGGGCGCGGTCAAGCCTGATCTCCAGATAGTAGCGGGCAGGGGACCGGCCCATTTCCTGACGAAAAAGCCGCTCGATCTGGCGGCGGGACAGGCCGGCGCCGTCGGCGATCTCAAGCAGCGACAGAGGTTCGGCGAGATTGCCTTCCATCAGTTCGATGATCGACAGGACCTTGGCGTTCTGGACGCCGAGGCGGGCGCGCAGCGGTAGGCGCTGACGGTCGTGCGGGCTGCGGACGCGATCTGTCAGGTGCTGCTCGCAAACCCGGTTGACGAGCGCCTCGCCGAAATCCTGTCCGATCAGGTTCAGCATCATGTCGAGCGAAGCGGTGCCGCCGGCGCAGGTGTAGAGATTGCTGTCCACTTCGTAGAGGTCGGCATAGACCTCCGCCTGCGGGAAGGCTTCGGAAAAGCCCGGCAGGTTTTCCCAGTGGATCGCGCAGCGCTTGCCGTTCAGGAGCCCTGCCTGAGCAAGCACATGCGCGCCCGTACAGAGGCTTCCGACGGCAACGCCGCGGTTGTAGGATTCGCGAAGCCAGGCATTGACGGACTTGTTGTTGAAATCCTCGACATCAATGCCCGAACAGACGAGCACCATGCTTGGCCGGTTCTCGCCGCTGAGATGCCGGCGCTCTTCAGCGAGGGAGGAATTCGCCTCGACGCCGATGCCGCAGGAGGAATAAACTTTGTTGCCGTCGACCGAGGTCAGCCGCCAAGTGTAAGCCGCGTAGCCGAGCATGCGGTTTGCGATGCGCAGCGTGTCGATCGCCGCCGAAAAGGGCAGCATGGTGAACTGGGGAACCATGAAGAACACGAGAGAACGCTTCTTGGTCAGCATCTTGTTCATGAGAAAAATCCATGCTCGAGGGCGATTGCCTATTCGTTGCGTGGAATGCGCCGTTCCGATGTCTCAAAAGCGACATTCGCATGGAAAAATGCGGCCGTGAAGAGCTATTTTGCGACATTGACGAATTAGACCATTGTCAAATGACGAAGCCAGCCTGCAAAAGTTGCGCCACCGGCTTATTTGCGAAATATATGCGTCTGAAATTCAAGATTAAATTTTTGTAGGCTGAAACGATGAAGGCGGCGCCGCCGGTGGGCTGGGCGCCGCCTTCAAGCGGGGAGGTATGTCGCATTCATTACATTACCTTGCGTTCATCCGCGTCGTCTGCAGACGGCCAGCCAATATCTTTGCGGATGTCGAAAGGCATGGATTCGATTTCCCGCGCGTTCTGCCACTGGTGCCAGGAATGTACGAGCCTGCGGGCAACGCTTGCTACATCAAAATGTGCGTCGGAGGATGAACTCTTGCCATCCCGGTAACCGATCGTAGTCATCGCCGTTTCCTTTCTCACGCGGTTTGCGCTTGGTGCTTAATATGCTCCTTGGTCATTCATCAAACAAACGAATAGATTTTATGGATACGATCAGATTTATTGAACGTCTTTAGGACGGTTAGCATGTCGCTTCGGCAGTGATGAACCACTTGTCGCAGACTGAAAAACGTGACGCAGAGGCCAAACGATACTGATGCAACCCAGTGAAATATTGACGCAGGTGAGTCGGTTCTTTTGGGCAGGCCACAATAAAACAACCGTCCAAGTTCCGCGTCGGGTCAGGGCTACCGCAAGGCCTAGTTTGAGAATACGACGAACAGATCGTTGGCTAACATGAAAAATCCTGACTGCAGATTCCGAGGCAATCCGCCCTCGCATTCCGAAATGATGCCGCCCCCCAATTCCGAGAATTAACCG from Rhizobium sullae includes:
- a CDS encoding diguanylate cyclase; this encodes MAFQADFNRDGSGPRFGGQKILLIEDSRMFSAVLCHRFQTELGLNVKSCSSLKALQDALAQDDQGYTMAVVDLNLPDSPYGEALDCTIEHNIPAIVFTATFDIATRNRILERNVIDYVLKDNEFALDNLVATVRRAILNRKMRVLVADDVPSARQVLVDLLKAQQYMVVEATSGLEALAALEAYGDIELVVTDHHMPDMTGYELTRRIRHRFGSDRMRVIGISSSNDRLLSASFLKAGASDFVYRPFVAEELQCRIANNVETLTQMKQLRAAAACDYLTGLHNRRYFYDYGPKVVNECLRQKSLSSVAILDIDHFKRLNDTYGHEIGDEVLKAVANRLAVIFEGSDNLLSRLGGEEFAILFPMMDSAAATKLCDEVRSDISRLKVAADDEELSVTISIGVAEISGYETFENYLNAADQFLYMAKHKGRNQVYSDARMTEEAAQ
- a CDS encoding response regulator; protein product: MSFLGISGMQYSGEMFARARIILAEDSNVFTSMISKRLKELFDIDVEICRNFDDLQLAYDKSSEPIMLAISNINLPGAEKGEALEYLVDLSIPTIVFTGTFHEGLRDELMSKDIVDYILKDNIFAVDLLAEAICRFLTNKRHHVLIVDDSATARALLSSRLKRYNFRVSVAESGAKALEILRANRDIGLMVTDYNMPDIDGFELTRRIRANIGSHQLRIIGVSSSSNRLLSARFLKAGGNDFMLRPFIDEEFYCRVNQNLDTLLQIQTMKRERAVA
- a CDS encoding GlxA family transcriptional regulator produces the protein MNKMLTKKRSLVFFMVPQFTMLPFSAAIDTLRIANRMLGYAAYTWRLTSVDGNKVYSSCGIGVEANSSLAEERRHLSGENRPSMVLVCSGIDVEDFNNKSVNAWLRESYNRGVAVGSLCTGAHVLAQAGLLNGKRCAIHWENLPGFSEAFPQAEVYADLYEVDSNLYTCAGGTASLDMMLNLIGQDFGEALVNRVCEQHLTDRVRSPHDRQRLPLRARLGVQNAKVLSIIELMEGNLAEPLSLLEIADGAGLSRRQIERLFRQEMGRSPARYYLEIRLDRARHLLVQSSMPVVEVAVACGFVSASHFSKCYRELYNRSPQQERAERKLTMATARQAIAA